CCGAATATATAAAATAAGGTTCATGTCGTCAAAATCTACTCTTGAGAAAACCATCTTCCAACAGCTGTGCAGTTTGTATTTTTAACTAAAGAACTAACATCTTTAGTTGCAGAGTTTGTTGTCCCGTTTCCTCTGCCTTTTGAGCTGCTGGGCTTCAACAGTGGCTGAAAGTGAAGGACTGTCTGTAGCCAGTGAGGGTATGTTGTCGTAGTTGGGCAAACAAGACGACTTTGCAAGTGGGTTTGACAAAGAAAGTGTAGGAAAAAGATGATCGGATCTTTGTATCGGTGCAgctggctgcaggtgtgtgcTTTGTGTCGTTTCTGCAGGTTCCTGGGTGTGTGCTGGTGCTCCGGTTAAAGCGCTCCATGATGGAGAGATGAGCTCAGACTCTTTCTCTGGACCAACCCAGTCCAATGTGCTCTCCTCAGTCTTTACTGATTCGTTATGTTTCCAGTTTTCAGGCTCGACAGGATCCTTCCTCTGCTTTCTTTGTAAGAACGTCCCGGAGAAGCTCCGTCTCAACTGCTCAGATGCTGGGTCTCTGAGCTCTGTCCAACTCCTGCTCCTCCCAAAGATTTCACCAGGATCCTGAACTTTTTCTGGTCCCACAATGGTTGAGATGCTCTCGCTTGGTCTTTGTGAAGGCATCACACATGGCTGGTAAATGTTACTTGAACCAGTAGACTCCAAGGACTGAGGGCACGTGGGGTCCTCTGGGGGTGTGAGGTGTCTTGACTCAATACTGACGGAAGACCTGCTGAAGGACGAAGACGCCTTTTTGTCCCTTCCTGAAATGAACAAGTGATTGCTGAGCTACACATCAGTCGTGATGAGATCtaaggagagcagcagcagagtgacgTTGCGGAGGGAAAGAAGCAGCTTCTACTGTGAAAGGATGGCAGAGGAAATGAGCTCAAAgcagaaagaatgaaagaaaagaagtcCAGTTTGGTAAAGCATAGAGCAATTTATTCCTCATGCTCAACCGTGACAGAAGCACActtcagaaaaacagcagcccCCCTTCTGTCAGTGTTTAATCTATTTTAAACCAATCAGAGGCCTGCATTTTATGCATTTACAATTATACAAAATGCCACATTTTAGAAAGTAAcgtttaattttttttagaaggtgttttaattattttgcttTATGCAATTTCCAGGCACATGATAAAATATTGCGCAACATGTTTTACTTAActaaaaaaatatacacacagcAAAATCTACAGAAACACTGTACAAAATTTGGCGGATCTACATCCTCTCTGACCACACGTCTTTGACATTCACAAGAACCTCATTGACAGCAAGCACGATGCTGCATTTGACAGCTATAGACTTttcctggaggaaaacaaatgaTATTCaataactaaaaataaaaattccaaAAAAACTACTAAAAGGTTTTCACACCCATTTCAACAGAAAACCACCACAACCCACAGCTGTGGATCTATTTGTGGGTAGACTTTCAAGCAGCTCCACATAGAAGTTACTAAAGTGTGTGAAAAACAGAATATTACTAGTCCCACAATAAAACTTGATGAAGGAAAGTACCAGTAAATTCAGTTTTCAAAAAGCACCAAAGAGACAAAGTGGTGAGTTGGTTTAAGAAAAACGGAAAAAAACGACTCAAAGCAGATGCTTCAGGGGAAAAACAAAGCACTGGATATggtctgtccagaagagcaggAAAGCTGGCCTGAACGTCAGGAGCGACTGAAGCCCACACAAGTTTTTCTGTTGAAGCACGTGGCAGGAGGAAGACAGCGTTCACAGACGCGTCAGACTGTCATTACCGTTCTCCAGGTTTTCGTTACTCTCATAACAGCCAGAATCCCGCGGGGAGTCTCCGGTGAGGCCATGCAGACCTAGAAGCTTCTCCTGTGAGCCTCCTGACTGGCTGCTTCTCTCTGGATCACTGCTTCCTGTAATGCACAACatcaccaccagagggcagaaaCCTCACGATCAAGAGAATGATCTGTTTTGATCTTGATTTAATGAATTTCTCCTTGTCAAACATTTCTGAATATTTTACCCGACCCACCATCATCCTCTTGCAGCAGCTCCACGGCGGTGAGCAGCACAGCTCTGTGCTGGGAATCTTTGATGTTCAGTTcatccaggtcctcctcctctAGCAACTTGAATGTGTCTAAATCCTCGTAGCCATTAAAAAGAAAGGTGGGAAGATGCTCCTGGTGAGAGATGGGGCAGGAACAGATGAGTGTAACAGCTTAAATATGAGTCGAATAACCTCAGAAAGAAAATTACTTTGAGGTTTATGCGAACAAGGAGCTCCTCCACCGAGGTGGGTTTGGGTTGACgggccttcctcctcctgcgggtCTTTTTGGGTTTAACCTCTTCCTCATTCAAGACATCCACATAAATGAACTTGAAAGTGCCGACTTTCCCGTTGAGCATGCCCATCCACGTTCCCATAGGAGGCTTACTAATGATATCGATGACGTCTCCGCTCTGCAGTAAAAGATCGGAGGAGCTGGATTAGGAACCAGCTCAGCTCTACGAGGTTTGGTCAGAAAAGCATCAGCACCTTCAGTTTGAGGGAATCTGTGTCATAAGGGCTCGGGACGAAGTCGGTGTGAACTAGAGCGCGTCCACAGAAGGGGCCGCAGTAAGGCAGCTCGTCTTCTTCCCCGTCCTCAGACTTCACGCTTTCTCTGTTGCTGTTGGAGGAGTCCGTGGTGCCCACTGTCTGACCGCCTGCACAcaccaataaaaacaaaccaatcaCTCCAAAAGGCACAAGAGTACCTGACAAATATGAACATTCTTTCCCTCTGGCTGGTGATTGTGGAGGGAGCAGAAGGTTTAGACTAACACCTCACATCTGGTGTTCCCAGGTCAAGTTACAAAAACAAGATGTGTCAGCCCGTCTGATCAGAACCTGTCTCGCGCACAGACGTACTCATGGAACTTTGTCCGCTGAGAGAACTCCTCAGGCTTTCCACAGATCCTCCCAGCTTCAGTTTGGGCTTCTCCAAAGAGTCAGAGTTGGTCTGAGGTGAGTGTCCGCAGCTGGATGTGAAGTCTGGACTCGACTAGATCACAAAGAAGAAATTCGCCTCCATTAAtcttaaaaaaacccaaaatctCACGCGAATGAAAGAACACGTACCTGCGCAGAGACAGGACACTGATACCGCTTGGATATATGTTTCCTCATGGATTCTCTCACAGACTTGACTTTTTTGCCCAGAGATATACGAGATGGTACAGGAGATTTAATGTGATCTTTCTTCTAAtttacaaacacaaaagcaaaagaacATCGCATAAAGGTACGGAATCAATGCAGGTATGTTTAGATGGGTCAGAGACACGTACGGTGTGATCGGTGGCAGAAACGGCTGCCTCTGATGAGCGGCTGGTCAGGTCAAATCCTCCAAAGCTGCAAGCCCTCTGTCgagaaaaagcaaacaaagtTCCTCATTATCAATTCTAGGAGAGGTTTTAAGCTGGAAGGGAAGAAAACCCTCCTGAACTTACCCCATGTTGGCCGAGAGGGTTGGGAATCCGCTGTTTGAGTTCTCCATCTGTAACCGAGCGAGGAATTTTGGACTTTTCGTTGCTGCAAGCCTCTGGTTCGGCGAAGCCCCTACACTCGCTGCCCCCCAGCACGTCGGCTGTTACGCTCGTGTCCTGGTGAACGGGGCTCCCCTCACATTTGCTGAGGACCTGGTAGTTTCTGTGGCCGCTGCAGGTGTCCAGGCTGCTGGTGGAAGGTGAGGTGGTCACACTGTCAGAATCCCTGTCAtagctgagctgctcctccagagccaAAGCCAGAGAGTCCACTGGGTCACCCGCGGCCCTCTTCTGCACATCCGAGTACAGGGACGAGCAGGCGTCTGCACGCAGCAACATATTGAAAACTAGGTGACCTACATGCATATTTTGTCTTGAAACAAATGAGTTTTTAACTTGACTAGAGAATCTTGTTCTAAGAACCGGTGGCCGTCATACCCTCTGATCCACTCCTCTTAGACTCATCGATTCTGATCAGCTTCTTCACCTTTCGGGTCGAGTTGACCAGTTTGTGGAGTCTCCTGAATGCCACCgattcctcctctgtgtctgaCAGGTCAAAAGTCTGCTGGGagaacattttctgtcattatACATGGTTAGCATTAACAGAAACAAACCTAGACATGCAGTCTAATCATTGACAATCATTCTTGTGTGCTCAGTCCTTCTGTCATGTTCATGCTGCAGCTGGTTCACACGGTCTACCGAACCATGTAGCTCGATTTAAAATGTGGCAGGAAACCATAGTCATAACTCACGCTTGTGACAACGACCCACTTGACCAGGAAGTTTTTTATATCTAAGCTGAAATGTCTGAACCAAACTGTGGTTGATAAAAAAGGTATTGGAACGTTATTTCACACTGAGGTTTCAGTGCAGCACCAAAACAGGTCCAACAGTGAAGACTAGTCAACACATTAATGCAAAAAAGGATGGGCaaccaacaaaaagaaaagaaagaaaaagtgagaataagcacaaaaacacagcagaaagaaaaagtcAGACCATCCAGACGAATCTGAAAAATGTGCCCTGAACCTGAGCCCCTAATCGCCCCACCCAGGCATGAAAGCGCTGCAGCCTGCAATCCAGGGGCCTGTTCTGAATCCGCTGCTCACAGCAGCACAATAGGGTGTTAGTGCTTTGACAGCGATGAATAGAGGTCCACCCAGTGTGCTGTAGTTGGGAGAAGCCCCTGTGCTGCAGGGTTTTAGAGGGGCCCTGGTTCACTGGTTGGACAGAGGAGATAGAGGGAAGCtgtcagcagctcagcagccttGGCAGCGGTAAATCGGGGCACCTCCGGGACAACGTGCTGCTCAACGTTCTGACTGAACATTTAAAACCCCATCAGCACAGAGCGGTTGCTCAGAGACTTACGCTGGGGCCGAACTCGTTTGGTCCGGGGCTGGAGGGGCCGGTCCACTCAGTCAGATCGGAGCACGTGTGCCTGTTCTGAATCTCAAACTCTTTAAGCTGCAACAGAAGAGAACCTTCAGTCCGAAATTAAAACAATACAAACCCGCTGAAAACAATCAGAACATGATTATTTAGTTAGTAAGAATAAAACATTGACCATGTTTAAGACTGGTGCTTTTCCAACAGATTAAAAAGTGGAAATGATGTGCTTTTATTAGCCCACCCCAGCAGAAACTTTAACTTGGGTTACGCTTAACTACACAATCTTTACATACACAAGATTAAAGATTTAGCACCTGTagatttgtgagtgtgtgttttaaacagtGACATCATACCCGTGCCAGGGCTTCCTCTATAGAGATCATATTCTCCTTCACCATTGTCATCAGCTGGATACGCTCTTCGTCACTCATCGTGATTTCACTGGCCACGAATCCGACATCATCGCCTTTGAAAGGAGCCACAACATGGTTTTCATTCAACAAATAACTTCACAATTTCTGCTCCGTTTTCTTTTAACATACCTTTTGAAATCTGACGCACCACCCCTCTCTGGGACTTGCGGAAACCTTGCCAAAAAGACTTGCCCTTTCTCTTCCCATCTAATTTTCCTTAAACACACGATACCTTAATTGTAATttaatgcaaataaaataatatcaCTACTAAATAAGGCAATAATATAGTTCTGATTAACAATGGATCATCACTTTACCAGTCTAAACTACAACAGCCATCATCTTTAATCTAAACAGATCTAAACCTGAAAACATATCAACTAGATATTTACAACAGTCCACATATCCTACGCTCACCTCCACATCCATCATCGGAGCTCGATTTGTGCACAGCAAACCTGAGATCAAACAGAAAAAGGACAAATTATGTCTTATTAATCTGAAGGTTTGACTGAGTCCAAAGCTAAAAACACACCAATACCTGCTGTTCAGAATAACtctcttcattttctctgctatccctctctctcctttgacATCTTTTGCCATCTAATACCGACTGGCTAATTAAAAAGCCATCAGAGTGCTGCTTCCTTCATGACATTAGCGTCACAGTGATGAAAACGAGCCAAACAGGTGAAAAAGAACGGCTGCTCTTAAGCGATGAACAGACGTCAGCCCTCTACGGCCATCAGGGCGACAATGGAGTCCTCTTTATGTCCACTCAGGGTTTTGCAGCAGTGCATTCCTGCAGACTTTGaccccccccgtctctctctcagcCCGTCGCGTGTCACCTCTGAGCTGGttgttgctctctctctctctctctcactggcTGGACGCCGACAGGTCGCAGTGTTTGTTCAATGTGTGTTTGCAAACAAAACAGACGCGCCCTCATTATCTCGcgtggagatggagggagactATAGCTTTTAGTTTGTCAAACCTTGAACATCTCCTAATACTTAAGAATAGcaaataaaaattaaatcaattatTTTAATGTGCACTAATGAAAATCGCTGTGTTATATTCAAGGGAGATTCGTGTAACAAGGTCAATTCAAAGGAATTTCTGTAGATGTCCAATCATCAATTCagttgacagacagacaagacaGACTGACTCAAGGACTGTATAGGAACATGAatcaaaaatgataaaaaatatcacaaaacattaaaacattacaCATGCATAATATACAAAGCTTATGTCTAATAAAGGAGTCCTAAAAATGTCACATCAACTAAAAATGTTTCATAACGCTATATCACTAATTTTTCTTATGGAATAATTACACAGATATCCATGTGTATCCAAATGAATCATTAAGGGGCTAAAATTGTTCTGGTGCTGTTCAGGTTCTGAATGACAAACACCTCCTCTTGATTACCATTTATATCAAATGTGTAAATAGCGCTTGTTAGTCATGTCTTCATTTTCAGTATTGGTGATAAAACGTGACTAATCATTAGAATCCTCATAAAATCAACAATggggggaaggaaggaaatTTTAAAGCTTCATAAATGTGGCTGAAGGGCACCAGGAAACGGGGGAAAGGAATGAAAAGCACAGAGATAATACAGGAAGACGAGTCACGGCTCGGTTTCCTGTGAAAACTAAATTGTGATGTGACATTTCATCAATGGAGAACATCTGCATTGCTTAGTAGTGTATAACGTGTAAATGATAAGGATTTATtaccttctctctgtctctggggTGGATGTGTTACTGTCGAGTCCGAGGGATTCCTTCAagagattgttttttttcaataGCTGATGCTTTAATAATCAAAAGTTATGATTAAAAATGATACAGCAGCACAACTTCATTCCCAGGAGAACCAACTGCAATTAGGAGCCAGCAAAGAGGAACCTGAATCTTCCCACACATGTAATTTTAAGTTGCCACTCGAAATGAACTACAGACCACATGATTTATTCCCTCACGTTTATGGACAGAATGGATGCAAGCTCTCAGAATCACAGGCAGATATTTCAGCTTTAGTTTTCCACAGGAGAATCATGGCCAGATAATTCCATCTTCTCTTATCAGctgacacacactgcaggaagCTGCCTTCTCCGGGGTTCTGACACACAGAGCTGGACACTCACCTGGATCTGACAGCGGAGCTGGAGCGATGTGGCCACTGACTCAACCGttccctgaaacacacaggaTGAGGGCAGTAAATTACAGTGTCATCAGAAAACAGGAATAGAAATCATATTCAGCTAACGATGCTCGCCAACCCACACTGTGGGTTCACAGCTGCACGCCACGGCCTTTACAGAAGCCTTTCTACGGAAACACATCTTGTTTAAGTAAAATAATGTTTGTACATTTGTACATTCATGTTTCAAATGAGATAAAGAAAGTCTGTTTTAAAATCAGCATTTCAGAAAACAGGATGCTGCACTTGTTGCATGAATATCTCATgtatataatttatttttagTTTACAATTGATGCTGAATGTCTGGTTAAAAAACAAGCAACACTGCTGCTTATGTAGAACTTTTCGGTGATGttattttaaagtaattttttcCTAAAATAAATGCTGAAGCTTCCACATAATACCAGGTCTGACAACGTTAATTGAGCATTGTTGGATTTCAGTTCTTCTGTGACCGTTGAGCAACCGAAAACCGTTAGCGGTACATTTGCTGTATCACAGATGGTCCAAAGGAACGTACATGAAATGCAGGATGAAACGATTGACTGTCTCCAACAGAGACTGAAAGACTGCTGGTTTTGCATATCTGTGAAACGCAAATTAGCCTCATGCAAACAGTCTCCAGAGAACTGTTGGTTGCTAATATGTAACAGAGATTTACTAACTGAATTAGCGAGTCTGGTAGGAGGTGTCGTCACCTTTTGCCTGAACCAGGCTCTGCTCATGCTGGTCTGCAGCAGTTGCAAAGATGGCATCCAGATTTCAATCTTGTCATCCTACATTTTTAACGAGTCAAACTTCTTGCTCATTAAAGGAACAGCACTGACCATTTCTGCGCCCTGCACTATTTTGCGTTTCCGTATCTCCTCCATTCTCTCACACACGTCACGGAGGGAGGTGCCGTAATAATGAGAATACTCCTGAGCCAGGTCATCAAGGTTCCCCACTGAGCCATCCTGGAAGAGATAACAAAGCACTTAAAAACACTCACGGGTGACTGCAGGCACGACGAGGACAACAACACCCCGCGGAGGCTGCGCAGGACGGCAAACGTCAGGCCGACGCTGTAAACAGTGTGATGATTACGACCATTGTTTAAAGGTTTAGAGCGGTCACCAGCGGACCAAACATCCAGGAAGCACAGATAAACCAGCAGGAATGTGGAACGTCCAGCTGCGCTCTTGCCTGCATCTTCGCCATCTTCCTGCCCCTTGACTCCTTCCTCCCCTTCAGTGCTCCTCAGACCTGACCCAGTGGCCAGAGGAAGCTCGGTGTGACGCAGTCGGGTCACTTTAGGCTCTCCTACAATCATCAGGGGTTGACTTAAGAGGCCTCCTGCCCGTAACTCACACGTAGAAATAGCCGCATGAATCTGCTTGTCACAGAGAAAAACCCTCTCGTTCTGTTTCCTATGATTGTGCAGAATGTTTAAATGATGTGACTTTTGCCTTGTGGGATCAGCCAAGTAACATCAGTCACGCTTCTGCCGAGCTTCACCACTTACTGACCTTGTCCAGATTTAACACATAAGACAACAATTTGGATGAGTTAAAAAGCTTATTTGTATCAAAAATCCCATCAAATACTATGAACaacaaaataacatttttattatatCAGCCAATTGCCTTATAGGCTGTGAAAGATCCCTTTTACATCTTTTTTATAATCTcatggcaataaataaaaagtaaaaagaGTTTAGAAATagccaaaaatgaaaaatataatCAATTATAGTCATTCAAAAACAGTCTGACATGTTAATACCAAGTTAAACCCAGGGGGGATGCAAATGTGCCAAATGAAAACAGTCCACTGCAGTGTGCAACAATAATGTGTTCACTTCACAGCCTGAAAAGAGGGCCATTCATTTGTTAAAAGACATGCCCCGAGGTCAGAAAAGGCCCTGAAAAATCTGCTTCTCATGCAGGCTGAGAAGCTCTGTGCCATGtttggatgctgctgctggttcgtATAGGCGGCTCATTGTGTGCACGGCCCCATGACGCCACATCGTCACATGTGAACACGCCGTATTTATGTTTTCTTGCCCCTGAACGTAAATGTAGCCGAGATGCAGAAAAAGACAAGAGGGTGAACAATGAAGGCTGAAAATTTAAAAAGGTAGAGTTTCAGAGGAAAGTTAGTAGCGCGCTTTATACTTCCATTTCTAAATGAACGGTCTCTAAATTACAGCATGAGACATCAACCACAGAGGCCAGGAAAGAAGAGAGCAGTGTCACATTTCTCAGGCAATGACCAtctcacagacagacaaaaggaCCCACGTGCCCACAGGGCAGAGTGTCTAATGAGTGTTTTTACAGTTTCTCTGCCTTGTCTCACTCTTTTAGCCATTCAGCAGGGTGTCACTGAGTACCAGCCAGCCATTTGTAAAGCCACAGCGGAACGCTGCTCCCAGCTACAGGCACTGAAAGGTGGTCACGTTTCTGCGAGGACGACATTATCAATTTACTGTGATGAACAAATATTGACCTGTAGTACAATACGTCATATGAGCCTGGAAGAAAAACACTCCCTTTATCCATTTCTATACATATCTCAAGCTTGCTACAGACTTATTCATCTGCTTGTAACACTTGTGTCATAAATGTCACTTAAAGACTACTGTAAACCACTAAAATGTCCCAAAAAGGTCAAAACAAGCAATGGCTTAAATCTCTTCCTCCTAAAAACCTTTCTTTGTCTGATCTAAGACTTTCCCTGCACACACCACAGTTTTTAGAAAGAAGCCTCATAAATTGAGATGTTTCCCCATTGATGTCTAGGAAAGTACCATTAACCAAAGGACCACATTCCATTCAATCCTCAATACACACTCACCACAGCCAGGCATCCGTTCCAAGGGTTGCTAACCAGCACTAGCTGTCCACCTCAAGTTCCACCACGCTGCGTGAACACAGTTTTGAAACTTTAGTCAGTGAGTGAGAGGAGGACAATACATcctgggaggggaggggtgtcCTGTATGCATAAATcagagggagggtgggggagttGCTACCACATGTgacgctggtgctgctgggtgggGTGCTCTACGCTCCCCAGCTGTGGCCCAAAGGGACTGGCTGACTCACATGTTCAAATAAACCCCCACCTTTGagtctgtcaggacggccgtgtgtttatgtctgcagCGGATTCAGTGATGTGTCAGACTTTATTGGCTTCATAAACTGTAATGGGTATTAGTCATTAGTCTGCTGAAGAACTTTATGTACATTTAACTTTAATTATATATGTAGTCATTTGGTTATGTCAAGTTACATCTAACCTTTGTCTTCATTATAGAGTCTGagttaattaaaatgattacaCACACTAAATtatttttagtctttttctTTAGCCCTGATTACTCCTGGAGGGTCCTCTTATTAAAACACAGTGCTATCTTAAGGTTCTTCATGCTTAATAAAAGGCAGTAAAAGGGTAACAATGGCCTGATATGAGTTAATGTACCAAACATTGTaaataaaaggtaaaaaaaataagtgcCCACTCTAGTTTTCTGTGTTGCTTTGATAAACAGTAACAGCTGGATTAAGAACATGAGGGAAAAAACCATAGGGAGGTTTTGAACGATCTATCTTCCGACCGGCAGGTGGCAGCAGATAGTTATCGTGCTTTTCATTCAGTTATTGTTTAAGCGCAGACAAGAGAGGGTTAAAATACGCTGAAGTAGATCTAAAATCTACACATGTCCTCCCAGAATAACTAAAATGATtggaaaaaaggataaaaaaattGAACTTGAAGTCAGTAATCTGTGGTGCTACCGGAGGTCCCTCTTGACATTCCCTTGTGTTAATGGCTAAAATGTGTTCACGGATCCTCAGAGATCTTTGCTTATGCTCAAGGCTG
Above is a genomic segment from Takifugu rubripes chromosome 2, fTakRub1.2, whole genome shotgun sequence containing:
- the sash1b gene encoding SAM and SH3 domain-containing protein 1 isoform X7, whose translation is MAKDVKGERGIAEKMKRVILNSRFAVHKSSSDDGCGGKLDGKRKGKSFWQGFRKSQRGVVRQISKGDDVGFVASEITMSDEERIQLMTMVKENMISIEEALARLKEFEIQNRHTCSDLTEWTGPSSPGPNEFGPSQTFDLSDTEEESVAFRRLHKLVNSTRKVKKLIRIDESKRSGSEDACSSLYSDVQKRAAGDPVDSLALALEEQLSYDRDSDSVTTSPSTSSLDTCSGHRNYQVLSKCEGSPVHQDTSVTADVLGGSECRGFAEPEACSNEKSKIPRSVTDGELKQRIPNPLGQHGRACSFGGFDLTSRSSEAAVSATDHTKKDHIKSPVPSRISLGKKVKSVRESMRKHISKRYQCPVSAQSSPDFTSSCGHSPQTNSDSLEKPKLKLGGSVESLRSSLSGQSSMSGQTVGTTDSSNSNRESVKSEDGEEDELPYCGPFCGRALVHTDFVPSPYDTDSLKLKSGDVIDIISKPPMGTWMGMLNGKVGTFKFIYVDVLNEEEVKPKKTRRRRKARQPKPTSVEELLVRINLKEHLPTFLFNGYEDLDTFKLLEEEDLDELNIKDSQHRAVLLTAVELLQEDDGSSDPERSSQSGGSQEKLLGLHGLTGDSPRDSGCYESNENLENGRDKKASSSFSRSSVSIESRHLTPPEDPTCPQSLESTGSSNIYQPCVMPSQRPSESISTIVGPEKVQDPGEIFGRSRSWTELRDPASEQLRRSFSGTFLQRKQRKDPVEPENWKHNESVKTEESTLDWVGPEKESELISPSWSALTGAPAHTQEPAETTQSTHLQPAAPIQRSDHLFPTLSLSNPLAKSSCLPNYDNIPSLATDSPSLSATVEAQQLKRQRKRDNKLCN
- the sash1b gene encoding SAM and SH3 domain-containing protein 1 isoform X1 — its product is MSQGPNIILEWLSKLHLAQYVESFLDNGYDDLEVCKQIGEPDLDAIGVHIEYHRHRLLSAVQKLRDEDSRKAPGYYFTLEPLHTSLCKHPSMLGGCRRSRSHPRGQHQPSCPGNHNLRVTDCNDFVTYPKLKLKVLIRDKLAKDGINLGEAPYTFKDGSVGNLDDLAQEYSHYYGTSLRDVCERMEEIRKRKIVQGAEMGTVESVATSLQLRCQIQESLGLDSNTSTPETERRFAVHKSSSDDGCGGKLDGKRKGKSFWQGFRKSQRGVVRQISKGDDVGFVASEITMSDEERIQLMTMVKENMISIEEALARLKEFEIQNRHTCSDLTEWTGPSSPGPNEFGPSQTFDLSDTEEESVAFRRLHKLVNSTRKVKKLIRIDESKRSGSEDACSSLYSDVQKRAAGDPVDSLALALEEQLSYDRDSDSVTTSPSTSSLDTCSGHRNYQVLSKCEGSPVHQDTSVTADVLGGSECRGFAEPEACSNEKSKIPRSVTDGELKQRIPNPLGQHGRACSFGGFDLTSRSSEAAVSATDHTKKDHIKSPVPSRISLGKKVKSVRESMRKHISKRYQCPVSAQSSPDFTSSCGHSPQTNSDSLEKPKLKLGGSVESLRSSLSGQSSMSGQTVGTTDSSNSNRESVKSEDGEEDELPYCGPFCGRALVHTDFVPSPYDTDSLKLKSGDVIDIISKPPMGTWMGMLNGKVGTFKFIYVDVLNEEEVKPKKTRRRRKARQPKPTSVEELLVRINLKEHLPTFLFNGYEDLDTFKLLEEEDLDELNIKDSQHRAVLLTAVELLQEDDGSSDPERSSQSGGSQEKLLGLHGLTGDSPRDSGCYESNENLENGRDKKASSSFSRSSVSIESRHLTPPEDPTCPQSLESTGSSNIYQPCVMPSQRPSESISTIVGPEKVQDPGEIFGRSRSWTELRDPASEQLRRSFSGTFLQRKQRKDPVEPENWKHNESVKTEESTLDWVGPEKESELISPSWSALTGAPAHTQEPAETTQSTHLQPAAPIQRSDHLFPTLSLSNPLAKSSCLPNYDNIPSLATDSPSLSATVEAQQLKRQRKRDNKLCN
- the sash1b gene encoding SAM and SH3 domain-containing protein 1 isoform X2; translated protein: MSQGPNIILEWLSKLHLAQYVESFLDNGYDDLEVCKQIGEPDLDAIGVHIEYHRHRLLSAVQKLRDEDSRKAPGYYFTLEPLHTSLCKHPSMLGGCRRSRSHPRGQHQPSCPGNHNLRVTDCNDFVTYPKLKLKVLIRDKLAKDGINLGEAPYTFKDGSVGNLDDLAQEYSHYYGTSLRDVCERMEEIRKRKIVQGAEMGTVESVATSLQLRCQIQESLGLDSNTSTPETERRFAVHKSSSDDGCGGKLDGKRKGKSFWQGFRKSQRGVVRQISKGDDVGFVASEITMSDEERIQLMTMVKENMISIEEALARLKEFEIQNRHTCSDLTEWTGPSSPGPNEFGPSTFDLSDTEEESVAFRRLHKLVNSTRKVKKLIRIDESKRSGSEDACSSLYSDVQKRAAGDPVDSLALALEEQLSYDRDSDSVTTSPSTSSLDTCSGHRNYQVLSKCEGSPVHQDTSVTADVLGGSECRGFAEPEACSNEKSKIPRSVTDGELKQRIPNPLGQHGRACSFGGFDLTSRSSEAAVSATDHTKKDHIKSPVPSRISLGKKVKSVRESMRKHISKRYQCPVSAQSSPDFTSSCGHSPQTNSDSLEKPKLKLGGSVESLRSSLSGQSSMSGQTVGTTDSSNSNRESVKSEDGEEDELPYCGPFCGRALVHTDFVPSPYDTDSLKLKSGDVIDIISKPPMGTWMGMLNGKVGTFKFIYVDVLNEEEVKPKKTRRRRKARQPKPTSVEELLVRINLKEHLPTFLFNGYEDLDTFKLLEEEDLDELNIKDSQHRAVLLTAVELLQEDDGSSDPERSSQSGGSQEKLLGLHGLTGDSPRDSGCYESNENLENGRDKKASSSFSRSSVSIESRHLTPPEDPTCPQSLESTGSSNIYQPCVMPSQRPSESISTIVGPEKVQDPGEIFGRSRSWTELRDPASEQLRRSFSGTFLQRKQRKDPVEPENWKHNESVKTEESTLDWVGPEKESELISPSWSALTGAPAHTQEPAETTQSTHLQPAAPIQRSDHLFPTLSLSNPLAKSSCLPNYDNIPSLATDSPSLSATVEAQQLKRQRKRDNKLCN
- the sash1b gene encoding SAM and SH3 domain-containing protein 1 isoform X5, whose translation is MDGSVGNLDDLAQEYSHYYGTSLRDVCERMEEIRKRKIVQGAEMGTVESVATSLQLRCQIQESLGLDSNTSTPETERRFAVHKSSSDDGCGGKLDGKRKGKSFWQGFRKSQRGVVRQISKGDDVGFVASEITMSDEERIQLMTMVKENMISIEEALARLKEFEIQNRHTCSDLTEWTGPSSPGPNEFGPSQTFDLSDTEEESVAFRRLHKLVNSTRKVKKLIRIDESKRSGSEDACSSLYSDVQKRAAGDPVDSLALALEEQLSYDRDSDSVTTSPSTSSLDTCSGHRNYQVLSKCEGSPVHQDTSVTADVLGGSECRGFAEPEACSNEKSKIPRSVTDGELKQRIPNPLGQHGRACSFGGFDLTSRSSEAAVSATDHTKKDHIKSPVPSRISLGKKVKSVRESMRKHISKRYQCPVSAQSSPDFTSSCGHSPQTNSDSLEKPKLKLGGSVESLRSSLSGQSSMSGQTVGTTDSSNSNRESVKSEDGEEDELPYCGPFCGRALVHTDFVPSPYDTDSLKLKSGDVIDIISKPPMGTWMGMLNGKVGTFKFIYVDVLNEEEVKPKKTRRRRKARQPKPTSVEELLVRINLKEHLPTFLFNGYEDLDTFKLLEEEDLDELNIKDSQHRAVLLTAVELLQEDDGSSDPERSSQSGGSQEKLLGLHGLTGDSPRDSGCYESNENLENGRDKKASSSFSRSSVSIESRHLTPPEDPTCPQSLESTGSSNIYQPCVMPSQRPSESISTIVGPEKVQDPGEIFGRSRSWTELRDPASEQLRRSFSGTFLQRKQRKDPVEPENWKHNESVKTEESTLDWVGPEKESELISPSWSALTGAPAHTQEPAETTQSTHLQPAAPIQRSDHLFPTLSLSNPLAKSSCLPNYDNIPSLATDSPSLSATVEAQQLKRQRKRDNKLCN